TTCAGGTTGGGATTGTACTTCAGAACGATGTCTACAACCTCTGCCGCAGGCATGTCACGCGCGGTCTCGATCGATTTCAGCATGGCCCGTATAAAAGCCTCGATCTGAGGTCGTTTAGTTCTGAGCGTCTCTTCGCTGACGAAGACGACGTTGCCGCCCACGTCAATCCCGTAGTCGTGAGGATCGATCACGTTGACTGGGTAGCCCTTCATCTCGGCGACGATCGGCTGGTTCGAGATGTAACCCGCCGTCCATACGTCAATAGTCCCAGCGAGAAATGGCGCCAGATCCGCGCCGATGCTCACCTCCTGAAGCGACTTCCGGTCGACGCCTTCCTTCGCCATCAGCGCCTGGTAGACCGTCGCCGTATCCGAGCCCGGTATCCAGCCAATCTTCTTGCCAACAAATTGTTTCGGGCTGGTGATGCCGGAGGATTTCAGAGCGAGGAACACAACGCCGGACGACACATATTCCTCGGCGATTGCGACCACCGGAATCCCGTGTTGACGCGCGAGCAATATCTGCCCGTAGCTGGCCAATCCCAGGTCGTCCTCACCGACGGCTACGGATTTGATAGGGTCGATGCCGACGCCTCCTGGTCGTATGTCTACTTTCAGGCCCTCGGCCGCAAAGAGGCCTTTCTCCTCGGCGACTAGGTGGTGGGCGAAGGAGCTGTAGATGAACCACTTCAGGCGGAGAGAGATGTTTGCGGCTGGGACTTGTTCTGCAGCCGCGTTACCAGCGGTGATGAGCAGGGCCGCGAGGCTGACGAGTCGCACGAAGCGCCGGATTGACGGCAAGGCTCTGCAGTTCGATTTCATGACTTTGACTCCATGTAGTTTTGCAGTGGAATCTCCAACAGGCGTATTGCACTGAATGCTCCGATTCCGAGGAACGCGCTCAGGATCGCGGCGCCGAAAAGTAGCGGCGAGTTCAAATTCGCGGCCGCAATCATCATCGTAACTCCGAGTCCCTCTCTAGCTCCCGAATACTCGGCAATAAGGCTGCCGAGGACGGCCATCGGCGCCGCGATGCGAAGTCCCGCAACCGCAAACGGCACGCACCTCGGGAGAGAGAGTTTCACGACCGTTTGCCAGCGCGATGCGCGCAATGTGCGAAACAGGTCGCGGTCGGTTGGCGGGATCGCAGCCATTCCTTCGACTAAGGCGATCAGCATCGGGAACACCGCGACAATGGCAGCAAGCAGGATCTTCCCCTGCACACCGTAGCCGCACCAGATCAGGAACACCGGAGCCAGTGCGGCTACTGGAATGGACTTCAGTGCGATCGCCGCGCCGAGTACGGGCTTCAAAGTCCTCGGCTGCAAGCTGACGAAGATTCCGATTCCGAGTGCGACCGCAGCGGCCAGCAGGAACCCGGCGATCGCTTCTAGGGCGGATACGAGGGTCGCAGTCGCGAGAAGACTGCGCTCGGACACGACGGTTTGGAAGACTTCGATCGGTGTGGGGAGGAGATAGCTCGGGATCTCGAACAGCCGACAAGCCAGCGCCCATGCGGCGACGAACGCCAAGAATGTGAACAATCGAGAGGACATGCTTCCTACAACCTTACCTGCGACACGTCGCACGATTGTTGAAGCAAGGCGCGACCGAGGCGTCGCGCTTCAATGAGTTGAGGATGATCTGGATTTGCAAGGCGGTCCCGCCTCGGCAGATCAATGTCGATGGTGCCGACAATCCGGGCCGGTCGCTGGGAAAGCACGACGATGTGATCGCATAGAAGTGCGGCTTCGCTGATCGAATGCGTGACGATCGCCACGCAATTGCGGAATGTCTCATTCAGCTCCACCACAAGAGCATGCAGGGATTCCTTGGTGATCTCGTCGACCGAGGCGGTCCATTCGTCGAGCAGTAAAACGTCGGCCTTCTGGGTAAGGGCCCTGGCGATTGCCGTGCGCGCTTGCATGCCGCCCGAAACCTCTGACGGCCTGAATCGCTCGAAGCCTTTCAGCCCAACGGCTGCTAACACCTCCTCAGCGCGAGCGTGGCGCTCTCCGGAAGCGACCCCCTCGATCTCCAGTGGGAGAGCGACATTTTCGAGAAGGTTGCGCCACGGAAGGAGTGCGTAGTTTTGAAAAACGACGGCGGGCCGCGCGAACTGCGGAGACCGCCCGCCAATTAGGATGGATCCCTTCGTTGGCGCGTCCAGTCCTGCGATGAGTCGCAGTAGCGTGGTCTTGCCGCAGCCCGAGGGGCCAACGCAGCCGGTGATCTGGCCGGGGCCGATCTCAAGGCTGAGGTCGGCGATCGCTTCGAGGGCGCCCGCAGGGCCCTCAAAGGACTTCTTCAGTCCAGACACCAGTACGATTGGACTGGCAAGCGTCATTGCTCAGTCATCCAATGCGGCCCTGCTTTCGAGCAGGGGTTGCAGCTGGTGTAGCGACGGTTCCGTACGAAACGCGTGTGTTAGGTAAGTGTGACAGTGCTGAGCTAGATTTGCTCCGTCAGTCGGCAGCAGGATTTCTCCGCCGCGCGATGACCCAAGAGTCGAGGGAAACTTGGCGAAAAGCTTGTATTCGCGTCTGGGAAAGCGGCCGGTCGCGTAGTATCCGAATCGAAGACCGAGACACCAGAGCGGGCAATAGTCCGGCCGCCACAGCACGCAGTTCGCCATCGCTTCCCCGGACCCCGCTGCCTTCAGGTTTCTCTGGAGAATCTTGAACTGTTCATCGGGATCGAATTCCGGATAGTCCGGCATGGCGCTTAGGAAAGTCCGTACGGTACTCCTGCTCGGACGCACGTGCAGGAGTCTAGCGCCTCGCTGCAGCGCAGCAGCCAATACCGCCCCGATAGCGCTCCAGCCTTCGCGCGTGCATTCCAGCGGCGGCTCGGCCAATGAAAACACAACCACGAGGTCGTCGCGGTTAAGACTCGAATACAAGAATTCGACGCTTCTGCTGATTGTCAGGCTTCGCTTTCTTGGATCCTTTTCGGCGTCGCGTTCAACAATGAGCCTAGGATTTTCGACGAGAGATCGTTCGCCTGTCTTCTCGAAGCGGAAGTCCGTCTCTAGCTGTGCCTCATTGACGCCGAGAAGGACGGCAACAGCTCTCAACGTAGACTCGGAATAACGGTTTCGGGACAACTGCTCGCGAAACGCGCTCAGCTTCAGTTTCTCGTTGCTGCAGAAGTCCTCCTGCGTCCACCGAGCGACGGCCAACTCACGCTTTATCTGCTCTTTGAGGGGCGGACGGGGTTCCGGAGGAGTTCTCTTTGCCATTGCTGTTCCTGATGGGCCTCGCACTCGCGCCCAGTCGGCAAAACTGTCACGGCCTGCTTCCGCCGGCAACTTATTTATCCGGTCCAGTCAGTTAGTTAACCAAAAACATTGACGAGAAGTCGTACGCCCTGCTAGAGAAGGGCTATGCGGCGCACCGGCGGTAACCACGCAGCGAACAAGTCGATCGCAGTCCCGCCTGCGCGGGGCACCTGCATTGTGCTCGTGGTGGTTCCCTCCGGCGTTCCGCAGACCAGCAGGACGCCTGGCCATGGCCAAGCTACCGAAAAGGATGAGTTTTTCCTGAACTGGAGGGCTGCCGGAACCTAAGGAGGTGAGACAGAAAGTTTGTTTTGCACGATTTCGCTGGGGTCGAGAACTGAAGAGAGAGGTGCGCGGCGGTTGACGCCGCCGCGCACCGAGTCTCCGACGGGTCACCCAGGTCGGAGGCCGCTCCGTAAGAAAGCGTAGCGGCCAGCCCAGTAGTCCGCAACCCAAGTTCATCCCACGCTCGAGGGTTCCCGCACGCCGGAGGCCGCTCCACTCCTCCTCGCCGCGATGCCGAGCATTCCGAAGCTTCCCGCGCACCCTGCGGGTGAGCCAAGGCCGCATCACAACCGGCCCTAGGAGGACACGAATGGATTCCCCCACTTTTCTCTCCCGTTTCAAGCGCACCGGGAAAAGGGTCAGCGGCTTTCTGGCTTTCAGTTATGGACTGACTGTGACGCTGACTCTGGGTATCGCATCAACTGCAGCCGCCGCGGTGCCGACTACCCCGACCGGCACGACGCCCGGCAGCACGACAAGCCCCGGTCCGACTACTTCGAGCACTTCGGTGCCGCTGGGCTGGAACTCGGTCAGCGGCGCGACGTACTACGACCTCGGGGTGAAAGATCTCGCTGCCGGCACGCTGGTGGTCGACACGACGACTACCGGCACTTCGTACTCGGCCAGCCTGGCAGCGGGCAAGACGTACAGATGGAACGTCGCAGCCTGTAATGCCTCGGGCTGTTCGGGCTACACGACGGTCCTGTACTTCCAGACGCCGTCGGCGGTCACTGTTCCGGCGATGCCGACGGGGACGACACCGGGCAGCACGACGAGCCCCGGCCCTACGACCTCGGGGACGACGGTCGGACTGGGCTGGAACGCGGTCTCCGGCGCGACGTACTACGACTTCGGAGTCAAGGATATCGCCGCCGGCACGCTGGTGGTCGACACGACGACTACCGGCACTTCGTACTCCGCTGCCCTGGCAGCGGGCAAGACGTACAGATGGAACGTCGCAGCCTGCAATGCCTCGGGCTGCTCAGGCTACACGACGCTGCTCTACTTCCAGACGCCGTCGGCGGCCACGGTGCCAGCGATGCCGACGGGGACGACGCCGGGCAGCACGACGAGCCCCGGCCCTACGACCTCGGGGACGACGGTCGGCCTGGGCTGGAACGCTGTGACCGGTGCGACGTACTACAGCTTCGGCGTCACCGACATCGCAGCGGGTGTACTGGTGGTCGACAAAACGACGTCCGGAACCTCGTACTCGGCCAGCCTGTCGGCGGGAAAGAACTACAGGTGGAACGTTGCCGCCTGCAACGCGTCGGGCTGCTCAGGCTACACGACGCTTCTCTACTTCCAGACCCCCTCGGCGGCCACGGTACCAGCGACGCCGACGGGCACGACGCCGGGAAGCACGACGAGTCCCGGGCCGACGACCTCGGGAGCGACGGTGGGCTTGGGCTGGAACGCCGTGACTGGTGCGACGTACTACAGCTTCGGCGTCACCGACATCGCCGCGGGCGTGTTAGTGATCGACACGACGTCGACCGGTACCTCGTACTCGGCCAGTCTGTCGGCGGGAAAGAAGTACAGGTGGAACGTTGCCGCCTGCAATGCTTCGGGCTGCTCGGGCTACACGACGCTCCTCTACTTCCAGACGCCCTCGGCGGCTACGGCACCGGCGATGCCGACGGGGACGACGCCAGGCAGTACGACCAGCCCCGGACCTACGACTTCGGGTACGACAGTGGGCCTGGGCTGGAACGCCGTGACCGGCGCGACGTACTACAGCTTCGGCGTCACCGACATCGCCGCGGGCGTACTGGTGGTCGACACAACGACGACCGGAACCTCGTACTCGGCCAGCCTGTCGGCGGGAAAGAAGTACAGATGGAACGTCGCCGCCTGCAATGCCTCGGGCTGCTCGGGCTACACGACGCTCCTGTACTTCCAGACGCCGAGCGTGGTCGCCAGCCAGCCCGCGAAGCTGACTGCACCATCGCCCGGCAGCGCTTTCTCGGGGACCTCGGCAACCTTCAAGTGGTCGACGGGTACCGGTGTGACTGACTACTGGTTGTACGTGGGCAGCTCGGCAGGCGGGAATGACTTCTATAGCCAGGATCAGGGGACGAACCTCTCCGTGACCGTGAGCGGATTGCCGACGGATGGGCGCGTTCTCTACGTCACGCTCTGGTCCTGGATCGGCGGTGCATGGCAGAACACGAACGCTACCTATACTGCCTATACCGCATCGTCACAGAGTGGGACTGAGCTGAGCCCGGGAAGCACGATCGCGAATCGTGCCATCGCTCTCGGCGAACAGCACCGCTACCGGTTCCCCATGGTCCTGGGGCGCACGTACTTTGTCGTGGCGATTCCTGGCGCACACCCTGCGACGGACGTGGATCTGTACACGTCGAACAACAGCAACCTATCGACGACCGCGTACCAGTGCGCCCCGCGAGAAACCGGGACGACCCCTGAGGTTTGTAAGTTCGTCGCCTCCTTCACGGGGACCTACTGGTTGTTGGTGAACGGTACGACCGCGGGAAGATATATGCTCTCGGTGTTCGAGCAGTACAGCGGTCAGCCCGTGCCTACGGCAAGCGTGTTCGACAGTCCGGTTGCTCCGCCCGCGGCAACTGAAACCGATACGGATGCAGATGGATGGTACTCCGCGCAGGACTTCGGAGAGTGCAACACGTCCACGATCCCGCCCAAGCTGCATCTCGGAGAAGACTGGAATCGTTCCGGGCCCGACCGCGGTGAGGTGGTGCGTGCCGTCGCAGACGGCGTGGTGACCTACGTGGCCCAGCCGCTTGCCTCCGATGGCACGCCCAGTGATTCGTGGAAGGGCGTCCTCGTAGTCAGGCACGCCGCGCCCACGGCGACTCCGTTCCTGGTCCCTGCAGGTTCCAGGGCGACTTCGACCTGCACGTCCGCGAAGAACTGGTCGCAGAGTAAGGTCTCAACGGCGTGGTCCTTCTACGGCCATCTGGACAAGTGCTGGACCAATACGCCTCTGACAGGGTGCCCGTCGGCCGGAAGCCTGAGGTCCTGGTTGCGCGTTGGCGACGTCGTCCGTCGCGGACAGCCGATCGGGATCATCGGTGAGACTCCGCTCGGCAGCACCGGGTCGCACTCCCACATCGAAATGTGGACCTCACCGCTGACGCCGCCGGGTACCGGTTACTCGAATGATCTCACGGGTAGGACGGACCCGACGGCGTTCTTCAACGCAAACTGACCGCGGCAACTAGTCGTTATGAGCGTCCCGCCCTGCAGGTTCTTCTGCAGGGCGGGACTGGAGCGGGCAGGGCATGCGACGAAGTCGCGCGGCTCGGTATCGCAGCATCGACGTGGTGCGATACGCGGGAACAGAAAATCGTCACGGCAACTCCGTCGCGGCGGCTGGGTGCCCGCCCGGACACCACTCGACCACTCCATCCTTGATCCAGAAATGGCATCCGCACGCATTTGTCTGATGCACGCTCGGCGATACGGTTGGCCGCGTCCAGAAGTCGGTCAGGACCGCCCAGCGAGGCCGTCGCTGAGGATTCAGCGACAGCGAGATCGCCGAGCCGCAACCGCCAGGACACAATAGGCACGCCCATTTCCGTACCTCGCCGTCGATTACGATCACCATCTCGTCTGACTTCAGCGCGCCGGGACCGGGATGTTCTCGGTGCATGACGGCGACAAGGTCGAAGTCGAGCCAGCCGATTCTCCGCAGCAGTTTGGCAATGCGTTTCCTGAGCAGCGTCACCCCATTATCCCAAGGAATGGGTCGGTGTCTGCACGGCCCCATGCGGATGTGCCCACGCAGACCGGGCAGCCGTCGTTGCGCTTCGGGGCAAGACTCCGGTCATCACCGGCATGGAAGCGCCGTATGTGGTTCGGGATCATCCCATCCGGACCACGGTAGCCGGTGATCGCGTCGACCATCTCGTTCACCGCGACGCAGGCCATCTCGGTGGTGAACGTCACCACCGCTGGAGCCGGGTCGCCTGCACCGATGACGTAAGCCTCTGCCTTGCGCTTGCTGAATTCTTCCGGGTCCGCACGTTCGAGCGCCTCTTCGGCCGCGCGCCGTGGGTTGATGACGCCGCTGCAGAGAAGGCAAGGCCGTCCCGGCGAGAGCGTTGTTACCCTGCCGTTGATATCGTGGCCGTCTCTGGCAGCGGCCATCCTCAGGCCGACGTCGATGACAGGGATACCGTAGTAGTAGGCGAGGCGGTTCAGCATCGCGCGTCCGGAATGGTCATCTGTGCAGCCGAAAACGAAGTCGCACGACTTGATCGCGTCCCGCATCTCGCGGGAATTCGCCCATGCTTTCCTCGTTACGACCTGGGTGCCGAGGCCGGCGGCTGCGATTTCGCGTTCGGCGAGCGAGACCTTCGCCAGTAGCTCATCGACATCGCTCCGACGGGACCCATGCACTCGGTTTAGATTGCTGGTCTCGACCACGTCATCATCGAGTAGCAGTAGGTACCCGACGCCAAGGCGCGCCAGGAGCATCGCCACGGCACTGCCCGTGCCGCCAAGCCCAACGATCGCGATCCGCAGGCCGCGTAAGGTCGGGTTGAACGACAGGCCGAACAGCCTTGCCTGGCGGTCCAGGTGTTCGGTGTTGGCGGCGACGGCCGCATCCATCGTCCACCTAGTGAACCGGCCACCGACGCGCTGTACGTTCACCGCGTCGACGGGGGGCGCGTCGCCGCGCCAGAGTCGCGCTCGGATTGAGCCATCGCCGCCGAGCACGATGCTGACGAGACCGAGGACACCCTTCACCGCTGCGGTGCGC
This DNA window, taken from Candidatus Limnocylindrales bacterium, encodes the following:
- a CDS encoding ABC transporter substrate-binding protein; its protein translation is MKSNCRALPSIRRFVRLVSLAALLITAGNAAAEQVPAANISLRLKWFIYSSFAHHLVAEEKGLFAAEGLKVDIRPGGVGIDPIKSVAVGEDDLGLASYGQILLARQHGIPVVAIAEEYVSSGVVFLALKSSGITSPKQFVGKKIGWIPGSDTATVYQALMAKEGVDRKSLQEVSIGADLAPFLAGTIDVWTAGYISNQPIVAEMKGYPVNVIDPHDYGIDVGGNVVFVSEETLRTKRPQIEAFIRAMLKSIETARDMPAAEVVDIVLKYNPNLKRDSEIKVWEVTKDRLLSKDPATAGVMKKETWTSTASVFHEFGELKNIPGLESVYTNDVVLAAHASKVKVAEK
- a CDS encoding ABC transporter permease; amino-acid sequence: MFTFLAFVAAWALACRLFEIPSYLLPTPIEVFQTVVSERSLLATATLVSALEAIAGFLLAAAVALGIGIFVSLQPRTLKPVLGAAIALKSIPVAALAPVFLIWCGYGVQGKILLAAIVAVFPMLIALVEGMAAIPPTDRDLFRTLRASRWQTVVKLSLPRCVPFAVAGLRIAAPMAVLGSLIAEYSGAREGLGVTMMIAAANLNSPLLFGAAILSAFLGIGAFSAIRLLEIPLQNYMESKS
- a CDS encoding ABC transporter ATP-binding protein gives rise to the protein MTLASPIVLVSGLKKSFEGPAGALEAIADLSLEIGPGQITGCVGPSGCGKTTLLRLIAGLDAPTKGSILIGGRSPQFARPAVVFQNYALLPWRNLLENVALPLEIEGVASGERHARAEEVLAAVGLKGFERFRPSEVSGGMQARTAIARALTQKADVLLLDEWTASVDEITKESLHALVVELNETFRNCVAIVTHSISEAALLCDHIVVLSQRPARIVGTIDIDLPRRDRLANPDHPQLIEARRLGRALLQQSCDVSQVRL
- a CDS encoding M23 family metallopeptidase; amino-acid sequence: MDSPTFLSRFKRTGKRVSGFLAFSYGLTVTLTLGIASTAAAAVPTTPTGTTPGSTTSPGPTTSSTSVPLGWNSVSGATYYDLGVKDLAAGTLVVDTTTTGTSYSASLAAGKTYRWNVAACNASGCSGYTTVLYFQTPSAVTVPAMPTGTTPGSTTSPGPTTSGTTVGLGWNAVSGATYYDFGVKDIAAGTLVVDTTTTGTSYSAALAAGKTYRWNVAACNASGCSGYTTLLYFQTPSAATVPAMPTGTTPGSTTSPGPTTSGTTVGLGWNAVTGATYYSFGVTDIAAGVLVVDKTTSGTSYSASLSAGKNYRWNVAACNASGCSGYTTLLYFQTPSAATVPATPTGTTPGSTTSPGPTTSGATVGLGWNAVTGATYYSFGVTDIAAGVLVIDTTSTGTSYSASLSAGKKYRWNVAACNASGCSGYTTLLYFQTPSAATAPAMPTGTTPGSTTSPGPTTSGTTVGLGWNAVTGATYYSFGVTDIAAGVLVVDTTTTGTSYSASLSAGKKYRWNVAACNASGCSGYTTLLYFQTPSVVASQPAKLTAPSPGSAFSGTSATFKWSTGTGVTDYWLYVGSSAGGNDFYSQDQGTNLSVTVSGLPTDGRVLYVTLWSWIGGAWQNTNATYTAYTASSQSGTELSPGSTIANRAIALGEQHRYRFPMVLGRTYFVVAIPGAHPATDVDLYTSNNSNLSTTAYQCAPRETGTTPEVCKFVASFTGTYWLLVNGTTAGRYMLSVFEQYSGQPVPTASVFDSPVAPPAATETDTDADGWYSAQDFGECNTSTIPPKLHLGEDWNRSGPDRGEVVRAVADGVVTYVAQPLASDGTPSDSWKGVLVVRHAAPTATPFLVPAGSRATSTCTSAKNWSQSKVSTAWSFYGHLDKCWTNTPLTGCPSAGSLRSWLRVGDVVRRGQPIGIIGETPLGSTGSHSHIEMWTSPLTPPGTGYSNDLTGRTDPTAFFNAN
- a CDS encoding DUF6527 family protein translates to MTLLRKRIAKLLRRIGWLDFDLVAVMHREHPGPGALKSDEMVIVIDGEVRKWACLLCPGGCGSAISLSLNPQRRPRWAVLTDFWTRPTVSPSVHQTNACGCHFWIKDGVVEWCPGGHPAAATELP
- a CDS encoding ThiF family adenylyltransferase; translation: MAPVLDLTVLEPHNSRLRQMLASGSAETAAYMLLGVSDIASDPWTGRARTRLVSHQFRDIESTAFVSTSAEHVTWSTAGYMRLLCDALTAGLVPAIVHTHPGSTAFFSEQDTANETKLARTAAVKGVLGLVSIVLGGDGSIRARLWRGDAPPVDAVNVQRVGGRFTRWTMDAAVAANTEHLDRQARLFGLSFNPTLRGLRIAIVGLGGTGSAVAMLLARLGVGYLLLLDDDVVETSNLNRVHGSRRSDVDELLAKVSLAEREIAAAGLGTQVVTRKAWANSREMRDAIKSCDFVFGCTDDHSGRAMLNRLAYYYGIPVIDVGLRMAAARDGHDINGRVTTLSPGRPCLLCSGVINPRRAAEEALERADPEEFSKRKAEAYVIGAGDPAPAVVTFTTEMACVAVNEMVDAITGYRGPDGMIPNHIRRFHAGDDRSLAPKRNDGCPVCVGTSAWGRADTDPFLGIMG